Proteins from a single region of Mytilus trossulus isolate FHL-02 chromosome 2, PNRI_Mtr1.1.1.hap1, whole genome shotgun sequence:
- the LOC134705109 gene encoding uncharacterized protein LOC134705109 gives MISVGLFLFINVMVSLQLADGHSENKKMVENIKDGRHSRLIQVLLSRLTCPENAYWDSDTEQCENNERVRKQILQTSASCPPNENCQCGEGYFYDPIKGMCIPESGCCNGNVPG, from the exons ATGATTTCTGTGGgactttttctgtttataaatgTGATGGTCAGTTTACAACTTGCAGATGGCCACAGTGAGA ATAAGAAGATGgtagaaaatattaaagacGGAAGACATTCACGTTTGATCCAAGTTCTGCTTTCCCGTTTAACCTGTCCAGAAAATGCATACTGGGACTCTGACACAGAACAATGTGAAAATAATGAGAGGGTTCGGAAGCAAATACTGCAAACGTCTGCTTCCTGTCCTCCTAATGAGAATTGTCAATGTGGTGAAGGTTATTTCTATGACCCGATTAAAGGAATGTGTATACCTG AATCAGGTTGCTGTAATGGAAACGTACCTGGATAA
- the LOC134707134 gene encoding uncharacterized protein LOC134707134 isoform X2 produces MSYKNGLKRKKKISLQLQSVEGIIDTEKNGNKYLRRKSDMNIPRSVLALFLVFICFKITLTRHVRGTDKTNDQIDLLRNLLLEDEIKECDKGFSYNVLTEECENDDDKSNRSGKPAKPIDPVNVLRKLLLGDRGQIQCSKEGFSYNRLTGKCEDDDERFNSLEKHGCCTSGAGG; encoded by the exons ATGTCCTATAAAAATGGGTtgaaacgtaaaaaaaaaatcagtttacaATTACAGTCCGTTGAAGGAATAATTGATACAGAAAAAAACGGAAACAAATATTTGCGAAGAAagtcagacatgaatattccaCGTTCAGTATTGGCGTTATTTCTGGTGTTTATATGCTTTAAGATCACACTCACCCGACACGTTAGAG GAACAGACAAGACAAATGATCAAATTGATCTACTTCGTAACTTGTTATTGGAAGATGAAATCAAAGAATGTGACAAAGGATTCTCTTACAATGTACTGACAGAAGAATGTGAAAATGATGATGATAAATCCAACCGTTCTGGAA AACCAGCAAAACCAATTGACCCTGTGAATGTCCTCCGTAAACTTTTGTTGGGAGACAGAGGACAAATCCAGTGCAGCAAAGAAGGTTTTTCTTACAATAGATTGACAGGAAAATGTGAAGATGATGATGAAAGATTCAATAGTTTGGAAA AACATGGATGTTGTACTAGCGGCGCAGGTGGTTAA
- the LOC134707134 gene encoding uncharacterized protein LOC134707134 isoform X1 has product MSYKNGLKRKKKISLQLQSVEGIIDTEKNGNKYLRRKSDMNIPRSVLALFLVFICFKITLTRHVRGTDKTNDQIDLLRNLLLEDEIKECDKGFSYNVLTEECENDDDKSNRSGRPEKLTDPVNVLRKLLLGDREQYQCNEEGFSYNRLTRKCEDDDERSNLSERNGCCNGGNSG; this is encoded by the exons ATGTCCTATAAAAATGGGTtgaaacgtaaaaaaaaaatcagtttacaATTACAGTCCGTTGAAGGAATAATTGATACAGAAAAAAACGGAAACAAATATTTGCGAAGAAagtcagacatgaatattccaCGTTCAGTATTGGCGTTATTTCTGGTGTTTATATGCTTTAAGATCACACTCACCCGACACGTTAGAG GAACAGACAAGACAAATGATCAAATTGATCTACTTCGTAACTTGTTATTGGAAGATGAAATCAAAGAATGTGACAAAGGATTCTCTTACAATGTACTGACAGAAGAATGTGAAAATGATGATGATAAATCCAACCGTTCTGGAA GACCAGAAAAGCTAACGGACCCCGTGAATGTCCTTCGTAAACTTTTGTTGGGAGATAGAGAGCAATACCAGTGCAACGAAGAAGGGTTTTCTTACAATAGATTGACAAGAAAATGTGAAGATGACGATGAAAGATCCAATCTTTCTGAAA GAAATGGATGTTGTAATGGTGGCAACAGTGGTTAA